In one Tindallia magadiensis genomic region, the following are encoded:
- a CDS encoding tyrosine-type recombinase/integrase, translating to MSSSQSFLSTLAVPIEQYIAEKQATGYSFQKGVAMLKSFDAFLQEQQLSETILSKQTVLDWTARKPQETVSNQHCRISLLRGLAEYMNRIGLPAYVYPKASVTVQRYGYIPYLFSKKELKEIFRVCDQYPSSAVSPNRHLMLPLLMRLLYGCGLRLSEALRLKISDVDVEMGILFIRHAKFNKERRLPLTDSLTERCRDYYRQAQIGERNNPYFFPSPYGGRYSESTIYKLFRDILQQAGISHLGRGKGPRIHDFRHVFSVTCLKKWVAEGKDLQNALPYLSAYLGHEDLRGTQRYLRLTAELYPDILDCVEKSCAWIIPEVKEYETD from the coding sequence ATGAGTAGCTCTCAATCATTTCTGAGCACACTCGCCGTTCCTATTGAACAGTATATTGCTGAAAAGCAGGCAACAGGCTATTCGTTTCAAAAAGGAGTCGCCATGTTAAAGAGTTTTGATGCTTTTTTGCAGGAGCAACAGTTATCTGAAACGATATTATCAAAACAAACAGTCCTGGACTGGACGGCTCGAAAACCCCAAGAAACGGTTAGTAATCAACATTGCCGGATATCTCTACTGCGCGGCTTGGCCGAATACATGAACCGCATCGGACTGCCTGCCTATGTCTATCCTAAAGCATCTGTAACGGTACAAAGGTATGGATACATCCCGTACCTTTTTTCAAAGAAAGAACTGAAAGAAATCTTTCGGGTGTGTGATCAGTATCCATCCAGTGCCGTATCGCCAAATCGACATTTAATGCTGCCGTTATTAATGCGGTTACTATATGGATGTGGTCTCCGTCTTTCAGAGGCTTTACGGCTAAAAATTTCGGATGTTGACGTGGAAATGGGGATCCTATTCATCCGTCATGCGAAATTCAATAAAGAGCGACGTCTGCCACTTACAGACAGCTTGACAGAACGATGCCGTGACTATTACCGACAGGCACAGATTGGCGAAAGGAACAATCCCTACTTCTTCCCATCTCCTTATGGAGGCCGTTACTCGGAAAGCACGATTTACAAACTTTTTCGGGATATCCTCCAACAAGCCGGGATTTCGCACTTGGGTCGAGGCAAAGGACCACGAATTCACGATTTTCGCCACGTGTTTTCGGTTACCTGTCTGAAAAAATGGGTCGCCGAAGGAAAAGACCTCCAAAACGCTTTGCCTTATCTTTCAGCTTACCTGGGCCATGAAGATTTGCGAGGAACTCAACGATACTTGCGATTAACGGCGGAGCTGTACCCTGACATCCTTGATTGTGTTGAAAAAAGCTGTGCCTGGATCATACCGGAGGTGAAGGAGTATGAAACAGACTGA
- a CDS encoding site-specific integrase has product MAEKKLIDALAAEVIEELVKLKYSYNSLCGYRSSFKRICKFAEERGEKYFSELLGRQYLEEKYNCSIDYKAHPFPPKSQHAIRSIRLLGDYQLHGVVVRRIVKRKGYVKPPQFEQALIAYEKECQENEYSRRGMRTRLQRLFFFVDYLSLRNVMSLKEITPALISDYVVYISPKHEKSMASILTTLRVFLRFLFHHEYTEVDLSLSVPKQSKYYYPSIPATWKPDEVQKLLAAVDRGNPSGKRDYAILLMITKLGLRVGDVKALKLSELNWSTKTMTLIQEKTKQETTYPILHDIGWALIDYLKNARPVCSTSHVFIRMIPPYEAFGEHANLHHMITKYIRRAGIDVPRGKRHGLHSLRHTLASTLLEQGASLAMITEVLGHLNSKSTSVYLHTDIKHLKDCALDPEEVLANE; this is encoded by the coding sequence ATGGCAGAAAAGAAATTGATTGATGCATTGGCTGCAGAGGTGATAGAGGAACTGGTGAAATTGAAGTATTCATACAACTCGTTGTGTGGATATCGGTCTTCCTTCAAGAGGATCTGCAAATTTGCTGAAGAAAGGGGTGAAAAATACTTTTCTGAATTATTGGGAAGACAGTACCTGGAAGAAAAATACAACTGCAGTATTGATTACAAAGCACACCCGTTTCCGCCAAAATCGCAACATGCGATTCGATCTATCCGACTGTTGGGAGATTACCAGCTTCATGGAGTTGTTGTGCGCAGGATCGTTAAGCGAAAGGGGTATGTTAAACCACCTCAGTTTGAGCAGGCATTAATCGCCTATGAAAAAGAATGTCAGGAAAATGAGTACTCACGGCGAGGGATGCGTACTCGGTTGCAACGATTGTTCTTTTTCGTGGATTACCTTTCACTACGTAACGTTATGAGTTTAAAAGAAATCACTCCAGCGCTGATTTCTGACTACGTTGTGTACATTAGTCCGAAACATGAGAAAAGCATGGCCTCCATTCTGACAACATTGCGCGTTTTTTTGCGCTTTCTGTTTCATCATGAGTACACAGAAGTTGATTTATCGCTTAGTGTTCCCAAACAAAGCAAATACTACTATCCTTCTATTCCGGCCACATGGAAACCGGATGAAGTTCAAAAGCTTCTGGCTGCAGTAGATCGAGGAAATCCATCAGGAAAAAGAGATTATGCCATTCTGTTGATGATCACCAAACTTGGCCTGCGGGTTGGCGACGTAAAAGCGCTAAAGCTTTCGGAATTAAACTGGTCAACCAAGACGATGACCCTTATACAGGAAAAGACGAAACAGGAGACAACGTATCCGATCCTGCATGATATTGGTTGGGCACTGATTGATTACCTTAAAAATGCCCGGCCCGTGTGCTCAACATCACATGTCTTCATCCGAATGATCCCGCCGTATGAAGCTTTTGGCGAACATGCCAATCTGCACCATATGATAACCAAATACATTCGACGTGCTGGCATCGACGTTCCCAGAGGGAAACGACATGGGCTGCATTCATTGAGGCATACATTAGCGAGTACACTTTTGGAACAAGGAGCTTCCCTAGCGATGATTACGGAAGTACTGGGCCATCTGAATTCAAAATCAACATCCGTGTACCTGCACACCGACATCAAGCATCTGAAGGATTGCGCCCTCGATCCTGAGGAGGTGTTGGCCAATGAGTAG
- a CDS encoding tyrosine-type recombinase/integrase, translating to MKQTDFARALTLFLTDYLPGQRNVSTNTIKSYRDVLKQFLLYMQAEHQIKPEHLSFASVDAGCIKAFLKWLETCKEVSISTRNQRLAALHSFFRYAQTEYPEILFESQKILGIPFKKKRKPVIHHLTKEQLQRLLEQPDLSTGKGRRDLALITTLYDTGARVQELIDLKVYDLRLSKPAVITLTGKGNKQRNVPILEKTQRLLENHLRENHLDDHGRQQSPLFHNSNLQAFTRPGITYILNKYFKMAKWLHPEESFPEKLHAHMLRHSKALHLLESGVNLIYIRDLLGHVSVTTTESYLKVDSELKRKALEAAFPQVKDQNMPAWEENKEILSWLTDLCKG from the coding sequence ATGAAACAGACTGATTTTGCCAGGGCGCTGACGCTTTTTCTCACAGATTACCTCCCAGGACAACGCAATGTCAGCACAAATACGATTAAGTCCTATCGTGATGTGTTGAAGCAGTTTCTCTTGTATATGCAGGCAGAACATCAAATCAAACCAGAGCATCTTTCCTTTGCTTCAGTGGATGCAGGCTGCATCAAAGCGTTTCTGAAATGGCTTGAAACATGTAAAGAAGTGAGTATCAGCACTCGCAATCAGCGTTTGGCTGCTTTGCACAGCTTTTTTCGATACGCACAAACTGAATACCCAGAAATACTTTTCGAAAGTCAAAAAATCCTCGGAATTCCCTTTAAAAAGAAACGCAAACCCGTCATTCATCATCTCACCAAAGAACAGTTACAACGCTTACTTGAGCAACCTGATTTATCAACTGGAAAAGGACGACGGGACTTGGCTTTGATCACTACGTTGTACGATACAGGCGCACGTGTTCAGGAATTAATTGATCTAAAAGTATACGACCTCCGTTTGTCAAAACCTGCTGTGATTACTTTAACCGGGAAAGGAAACAAGCAAAGAAATGTCCCGATTTTAGAGAAAACTCAACGCCTGCTAGAAAACCATCTAAGAGAAAACCATCTGGATGATCACGGTCGACAGCAAAGTCCTCTGTTTCATAATAGCAACCTGCAGGCATTCACACGTCCCGGCATTACGTATATCTTAAACAAGTATTTTAAGATGGCCAAATGGCTGCACCCAGAAGAAAGCTTTCCAGAAAAGCTCCACGCCCATATGCTTCGCCATTCCAAAGCACTTCATTTGCTGGAGTCAGGAGTGAACCTAATCTATATCCGTGATTTGTTGGGTCATGTCAGCGTCACGACCACCGAAAGCTATCTGAAGGTAGATTCCGAGCTCAAAAGAAAGGCTTTAGAAGCAGCTTTTCCACAGGTCAAAGACCAAAATATGCCTGCCTGGGAGGAGAACAAAGAAATATTGAGCTGGTTAACCGATCTGTGCAAAGGATAA